In the Terriglobia bacterium genome, CGGCTTCAGCCGGCGCACGTACCCCATGTACTGGCCCTGGAGCTTTAGCTCCGCCCTACGTTTGGGCGACAGCTTCAGCTTGCGCTTCTGCGGCCCCCGGTCCGCCGAGGCTCCTCGCACAGCGCGGTTCGTGAGCGCCACGACACGCCCGAGCGACCGGTCGATCGCGGTGAGTGACTGGCGGATGATGCGGAGGTGCTTCGTAAGTGGGTGGCGGTGACGCTTCGGCACGGTGGGCCCCCCCTGGATAAGGGGCGATGGTAACACGGCGAAGGCCCGGGGCGTTGAGTATTACATCTTCGGCATCGGCGCCAATACTCGTCCGGCCGATGTGTTTGACGTGGCAGAACCGCAAGCCTAGATTTTGAGTCGGAGCCAGGGGGACGGCATGCGAAGCGAAACCGTTCGGGCGACCCCCACGCACGCGCGTCCGATCTCGGCGACACAGCATCGGAATCCAACTGGTCAGCCTTTCGGCCGGACGCGGCGGCAGAATCGAGGCGAGTCATGAACCGAACCGGCGTCCGATTCCTCGTCGTCGCGGCCGCACTCTTACTCGCGAGCCATCGCGCAGCCTGGCCTTGCTGTCAGCTCGTGGGCGACATGTGCGGAGAGCCGTACGCGATCAATTGCAACAACGGCGTTGTGTGCCTTCCCGGATACATCTCATGCCCTGGCGCCACGTGCACCTCGACGATCATCGGGCACACCTGCCTCGCCGTGACTTCTCAGCCCGGAACGGTCTTCACGCTTCGTATCGGCAAGAACGCGGTCCTCCCAGGAGACATCGACCTCAGCTGGGATCCGAGCTGCAGTCCGTACGCGTCTGACTACTCGGTCCACGAAGGCACTATCGGAAATTGGTACTCACATACCGCGATCCACTGCTCTTCGGGAGGCGCCCGGTTGATGACGATTGTCCCTGGTACCGGCGGCCGGTACTACCTGGTCGCTCCGATTTCCGGCGTCTGGACGGGTAGCTTCGGGACCAACTCGGCAGGCGTGGAGCGACCCGATTCGGATCTGCCGTGCACGGATGCCCGGGCGATCGCGCCCTGCCCCTGAAGGCCGGCTTTCGTGCCGAGGTCGACGCGATCCTCTTGCAAATACAAGAAGGCGGCGAGTAGATCCTCTCGACGCGTATGTCATTGTAAAGCTCTCGCGTCGTCACAGTCGAGCGAGTCGATTGTGAACGTATCGTTATTCTAGCTAAGCACACAATAGAAAGTGGCTCTGATGAACCGTTTCACAATCACACCATTCTCAAGCCGATCACTTACCGCATGGCGCCTCACGCTGAGAGCCGGACATGCGGCCCACCCTCGCCAACCGCAAGCGGCATTCTACGGGCTTTTCTGGCGGTTTGGGGAGCGGCTCCGGATCCAGGTGAGCGGCATTCCATGGGTTTGCCGGGCGGTTTAGCGGCACGAACCGGCACACAAACGGCACGTTTCAGCGTGAAAACCTGGATTCGACCAGGTGAAGAACACCTCGCCTGAAAGCCATCTCGTTGCAAACACTGGCAGTTAGCGTTTTGGGCTGCACCGGCAGAACCGTCAGAACCGCCCCCGGCGTGCCGATTCCGGGGTCAAATTTGCTCCCGAAATCGCGGTGCGGGAACGTTTTTGATCCCGGAAAGGCCATTCGGGAACGAATTTGATCCCGCGACCCCCTTCCCGGGAACGATTTTGATCCCTTCCGCGTCGTCGGCTTCTGCGGGGTCCTCCCTCACCACTGCGCGTCCAGGATCTCGTCGTACCGCCACTCGACTTGGCGAGGAAGGGCGATGCGCGGCCCCCACGACGTGTCCCGCGACCACGCGATGGCGTCGTAGGTGAACGCCAGCGAGAAATGGTTGGTCCCGGTCTTGATGTACTTGTACGCGAGCGCTCCGGTCTCCTCGTTTTCCTCGAGCCGCTTCGCGTCGGCCGCCAGTTGCTGGGCGAACACCTCGACGATCCCGCCTCGCCGCGGGAGGACCACCTTCTTGTCCCGGATCAGCTGTCGGCTCGCGTCGAGCGCCTCGGTCCTGTTCTCGCTCACGATCCGCTCGACGGCGTCCCACTGGTACTTCCCACGCTGGGATTCCTGGAAGTAGTTCAACCAGACGCGTCCCGAGTGTCGTCTCGCGAAGGCCCGCGTTGCGTGGAGCTCAGGCATCGCGTCGATGACGCACCTTTGCACCGAGAACCGCTTCATCAGCGTGTCGAGTTCCGAGAAGTCGTGGTGAATGCCCAGGTACACGACCCGCCGCAGGCCGTTCCCCTCGGGCACGAACTGCGACACCACCACGTGAAACTGCTTCCCGGTGTCGATTCCCATAGAGCAGGACTCCGACGACCGTTCGAGCATGCCGTCGCTTCCGCAGCACGCGAGCACGGTCATCGCATCGACCCGGTTCTGCGTGTCGGCCCAGGCGATCCCGACCTTGAGGTTATAGAAGCGGTCCAAGAACCGGGTCGTCCGGTACTCCCGCAGGATGTCGCCGGGATCGACCTTCGAGGAAACGAGCTGAGAAATGACGTAGCCACGACTCGGCCGGTCGGGAAAGTCGGCAACCCATTCGCCGACTTCGGGATCGAGTTCGGCTCCGCAGCCCGGGCACGCGCGGAAGCAGGTGCCGTCCTCGCGCTCGCGGATGACCCGGACGTCCTGTCCCGGTCCCTTCGGAAACTCGACGTCGAGCGCGGTCCACCGCGTACAGCTCGCGCACCGAATCGTCCAGTGTCGTTGATCCGATTGTTGAAAGACCTCATCGATCCCGTACCCGGGCAGGGATGGATTGGACAGCTCGATCACCCTGCGGTAGTCGGAGTGGCTGAGCCTTTCCCGTGCCCGGGTCTTCGCATCAGGGGTGGCCTCATCGAGCTCGTCGAAGACGACCATGTCGGCCGGGACGGATTTCATGCCGACGGCCGACTGCATGCCGCGGAAGTAGAGGTGCGCCGACCCGATCCTCTTCAAGCCGGCCGTGTCGGTGTCGGACATTTTCCGGGCGAGGAAGGGGTTGTCGCCGATGAGCGGCCCGACCCTTGACTTCGAGAACTCCAGCACGTCGGTCCGAGTCGGGAAGAAATAGATGACGTTGAGCCCCTGCAGGCAGGCGTGCAGGCTACGCAGCACCGCCCACGTCGTCCCGCCGATCTGGGCCGCTTTCATCAAGACGACGTGCTGCGCCGCCTCGTCGTAAATCGCTCGCAGGTAGGCGTGGCCCGCGAACGAGAACGCCCTCCCCTCCAAGCGGATCTTTCGGAGCGCCCAGGCCGCGAGAGGATCGCTCGCTGCCCGGGTGGCCGGCCGTGCGATTTCGCTCGAGCGGCCCCGGAGGTAGCCGCGCAGGTGCCACGGAACGCCGGTGCGATTCGGCCTAGGCGACACCTTCATCCTCGTCGCCGCCCGCGGGGACGCGCTCCAGGAGTGCCCGCGCGATCCGGTCGCGCATCTCCTCGTCAGGAACCTCCGCCTTCACGACCTCGATGAACAAGTCGATGAGGCCGCGACCATCGGCCTCGGCCTCCGCGCGGATCTGCTCCTCCGTCTGACCATCCAGCGACAGGCCCCGGGCCAAGCGCTGACCCTTCTGGGCCTTCTCCAGTATGCCGGCGACTTCCTTGAGATCTTCAATGCCCATTGCTTTCTGGCTCTGAAGGGCCCCGAAGAGCTGGGAGACCACGACGCCCCAGAGCTTGAAGTGCGAGCTATTCAAGGTAACGCGCTCGCTGGCGATCTTCTCGACCAACTGTTCGGCGGCCTTCTTCTCGATCTTGATGAGGAGCCCGGCCCAGTCTTCTTCTTTCTTCCAGAGGCCGACCGTGTGCGCCTTGATCTTCAGCCGCCGGGCGATCTCGGCCACCGACGGGACTTCCCCGGTCAAGAAGAGGTGCCGGGCCTCCTCACGCTTGCTCTTCGAGTACCGCATCGTCGCGCTCCTTCAGGAAGTGCCGGGCGAGGTTGGCGAGGCCGCGGGCCTTTCGATCCCGCCCTTGGGTGCCATCGCTGGCGAACTCCACGGCGCGGTCGATCATCTCCTCTTGCTCGGGCGTTACCACGAAGGTCATCACCCGTGGCAACACTTTCTCTTGCCTTTCCGCCTCATCCGCCAGGAGTGCTGCGATCTCCTCGGCGGGAAACTCCAAGAGCGCATGCAGCTCTTCGATCTGCTTATCCGTCTCCGGGAGGAGGCCCGCGAGGTCGCCGAGGTTCATCTCGCCGAGGAGCTCGTGGAGGAGCTGCGCCCGGCGAATCGGGCTGTCCTGGCCCTGGAGGCGGTTGAGGGTCGCGAGCAGCAACCTGGCCTCACGGTCGTCCACGTTCCAGACGTCGCAACGAGCCTCCGTGTGGCCGAGGTCCCGGAGGATCTCGACGCGGTGGTGGCCGTCGAGGACCTGATAACAGCCCGGCTCGTCCGGATGAGGCCGGACCACGACGAAGGGATACCGACCTGTCCGGTGAATGTGAGCTTTGAGCTTCTCCCGGAGGTCGTCCGGCATCACGTTCGAGTTGAGCGGGTGCGGGCGGAGGTCCTCGATCGGAACCATGCGGGGACCGATCCGATTCGCGGCGAGCGACTTGGCGTCCATCATGGGGGGTCTCCTTACGACTTGACGGGGGTCTCGAACGGGAGGACCCTCGAAGGGTGGTCATCGTGCAACGCCCGGGCTTTGACATCTCGGTCGCCGGCCATCGAGTGAAGAGCGGCGTCTGGAAGGTCAACGCGCGGCTCACCTTCTGGAGACATGCCCGCCCCGATCCGGGGATCCGACTTCTCGACGAGGGGCGCGTGGCCTTCCTGAAAGCCATCCTGGAGGAAACCGCTCGGGGCCGGACGCAAGGCGCCGCGGCGGTCAAGGTGTATCTCGACTTCGCCGGGGACAAACGCCAAATCCTGCTCGGGGGCAGTGGGAGAGATCTTCCCCACTGACCGGAGGAGTTCCGACTCGGGATCCCACCCCACGACCAAGAACTCCCGGTTCTTCTCCTTCTTCTCATCAGTCGCCACGGCGGGCAGGTGCTGGTACTTGATCTCGATTGCGCGAGTTCGCCGGCCGAGCCGGGCCATCTTTTCCTCCAGCTCGCCGATCGTGACGACCGCGTTGCCGAGGGAGAGCAACCAGATCGGGATGTGCCGGGCCTGCTCGAAGAGACCGTCGATCATCGCGGCGCCGTCCCGCGCCGTGAACGGGCTCGTGGGTCGGGACGCGCCCTCCAGGATCTCGTCGATGACCTTGTACTCGCGCTCGTAGCTCATCACGCCTGGGTAAGGCGGGTCGAAGTAGACGACGTCCGCCTCGATCGTCGGTAGCGCGTCAAGGACGCTGGTCTGCAGGACCCTCCCCTCCCCCTGGAACACGCCCGCGTTGATCTGCCGCGCCAGCGCCCAGAGCTTGTCGGGATGCGTGAGGCGCAGTCCGTCGACGTAGTGGTAGACGGCACTCTCGGTGATCGACTCGTACTCCCCGGTTGTGACCCTGTGGATCGTCCCCTTGCGGACCTGGCTGTACGGATGTGCCAGGAGCGCGACGCGCACCGCGAGGAGGCGGAAGAGCGCAGCCTTCGCGGGGTCCTCGGTCTTCCCCGCCGTTGCGAGCGCCCGGTCGATGAACCGCCCCTGAGCCTGTGTGAAAACGGACGGGACGTACTCGCGCTCGATTCGCCCGGGTGGCGCGTCGGTCGGGGCGGCCAGGCGGACCACGTCGTTGTAGGTCAGGCGGACGCGGGAGTTTTCGATCAGAGCCCTGCCGATCGTGACCGCCCGAGTGGCGATGTCGGTCGCGATCACCCGGAAGCCCTGGGCCTTGGCGTAAAGCGAGACCGACCCGCCACCCAGGAACGCATCCAGGAACGTCCTTCCCACCCACAGGCGGCGCGGAAGCACGCGGTCGATTTCCCGGAAGATGAGGGGACACAGGCGGCGCTTCCCGCCCAAGTAAGGCGGCAGTGCCGCCCAAATGGCGAGCTTCCTGCGGGACCGCGCGCGTTTAGCCATCGTTCACCTCCCGGGAGAACCACGCCCACCGCACCCCGAGCCCCCCACCGAACCAGCCGACCTCGAACCGCCAGCCGGCGGCCGCACCGTGCTCGACCTCCCACCGGCTGAAGCGCTGGTACTCGACCATCGCCTCACGATCGCTTTTCGCCGGCGCGTCCTGGCGGCATTCCTGCAACGGCTTGGTGGTGTTCACGAGCGTTTCACCATCGCCTTCGAAACCTTCTGAAGCCGCTTGATCTTGTTGGAAAGCAGCGCACTCCTGTTGCTGACGCGGGCGGGACCCGCGAGGAGAAAACGACGATGGCCACCACGAAGAAAAACCAGAAGACGACGGACCAGAAGATCGATTCCCTGGCCCCCGGCGCGACGATCGAACTGTCCCGGAACGACCGGGGCGTGCGGGTCGTGGCAGAGCGGTCCGGGGATGGCGAGCGCGTGCGGATCGTCCGGATCTACGCTGACGGCGAGAGGGTCCTCGGGTTCGTGGTCATGCTCAATCAGAGATGGTAGGGGGGACCCACCATGGCCACGATCATCAGCCCGAACTCGCGCCAGCAGCCGCACGACCTGAGACCCGACGAGGGGTTCGATCGCGAGTGCCTCTACATCCACGATAGCGGCGAGGTCCACTGCGGATCCCACGTCGGCACCGAGGCGACCTACACCCCGCAGGCGTGGTCGTGCCTCGGTCTCGGGCCCACGTTCACGAATCCCGCCGACGGGATCACATTCGCCTGCGAGACGTGCTACCCGCACGGCTTCCGCGCCGGACGCTGACCCGTGGACGACCACTGCGAGATCCGCGGGTGCCGGGCCGGGGCCGACCTGAGCTACCTCGGCCACGGCATCTGCTCCACCCACTGGAATGAATTCAGCGCGGACGACGCGCCGCCCGACGCCTTGAGGATGGCCCTCGGGATCGAGGCGCCCGCGTCCACCGCGACGGAGGTATCGATGCCCGAGACCAAGGCGAAGATCACGAAGAAGAGCAAGTCGTCCAAGGAGCCGAAGCCCAAGCGAGAGAAGGCGCCGAAAGAGGACCTCTGTGTGTTCGCCCTCCGCATGACCGAGGCGGAGCGAACGAAGCTGCACGAGGCGGCCGGACCCGGGGGCGCGACCCGGCTGGCGCGCGCCGTCCTGATCGCCGCCGCGAACGAGGACGAGGGCGCGTTCAAGTCGGCGATCGCCGAGGCGCGCAAGCTCCGCGCGTAGGTCCCTTCCCTCCACGACGACCCGCGGGTGGACACGCTCGCGGGTCGTGCTCTTTTCTCCCGTGCCTGCCGCCCGTCTGTCCGACCGGTCACACCGCGACGCCTCATGCCGCGGTCGTTTCGGTCGGTGTGCCAGTGACGCATGAGTTAGCTCCGGATGAAGTTGCGTCACGCGGTCCTGCACTTCGATTGTACTGGTCAGTACCGGTCCTACAAGGCTCAATGCGGTTTATTTGTTCATCGACACTGCTGTTGTTCGTTGCCCCTCGACACAGAATGGAACGATGAGAGACAATGCACCCCTTGGATCGTCGCGACTTTTGCTCGCCAAGGGGGTGCGTCGTGCCGGTGCCGGTATTCCCCGACTGGAGAGTCGTCCTTGCAAGACCCGAGGTCCGAAAGTCAGTGTTGAGCGGGCGCGGCTTCGATCGCCTTCGCAACCAAGATCGGCCCGTCGCAGAACGCATTCACATCTACATCTCGAAGGATGATCGCGGCCGACCACTCCCGAGGAAGGAACGACTTCAGCGCATGGAGGTGCTCTCACGGCGCCAAGTCTGGGCGGCACCGGCCATACTCGCGAGCCACCTCAGGCAAGTGGCCAGCGATTTCAGTTTTGTCTCGATGATTGGTCAGCGAATCCAGGTCGTGCCTTTCTTCACTGCATACGCTTTGAACCTTGCCGGTCGCGATCTCCCATACACGCTGGCCGGAGAACCTTACGGGATCCTGCTGCGGCGAGATCGCCCGGATCTCGTGTTACGCAAGATGGAGCACGATCTTCGTGAGATCGACGAGGTCGTTTCGAACCCGAGGACTTTCCCTCATGCGCGAGAGACCTTCGCGAAGAGCGGAGCGGAGTTTAGACGCCACATCGCAGAACTCAGGACACGACGACCGTATGTTGGTCGCGGTCGACGGGCGATCGTGGAGGAAGATGTGGTCGTCGGTCTCACGGACGCCGTCACGCGTTGGCTCGACGGTCACGGGGAACTGCTGCGCATCAAGCACGAAAGGGCTCGCGGGCGCGCGTGTTCTGAGGTACAGGCGGCAGTCGTCAGTTTGGCGAAGAGTCAAGACGTCCGACTTGGTCGAGTAAGCCTTGACGAAGTCCGCAAGGTCCTCTTTGGTCGGCCCCGCCAGAAGAACCGAACTCGCGCGATCATATTGGTAGCGCAAGGGTTAGGGTTTTCTTCCAGGACGGTCCGAAAGTTGGCAGAAACACACCCTCCAAACGGCCCGAGTTTGTAGCAAGTTCGCCCTGATTTCGATGGCACCTTGGATCCGAAAGGACGAGGTGCCACCATGGTACGAGAAGAAGTCCCCGCCGTTCTTTACCGCGTTCGCGATGTCTGCAGGCTTCTGAGCCTGCCATCCTCGACCGTCTACCGCATGGTCCACAACGGCCAACTTCGTGCCGTGCAGATGGTCGTGTCACCGGACAACCCTCGGGGCGTTGTTCGCATCCCGAAAGGCGAAGTCGATCGCCTCCTTGGAGCGATCGCGGAGGGAGGCGGACGGTGAAAAGGCTGCCTGCTGGCTTCATCCTGCAGGTCGCTGCGGCTGCCGACCGCGAGGTTCATCAGCGCCAGGATGGAGACAGTGAGCCCAGGATCCGTTGCCCCTGGTCCGAGCGACATCACCACAACGACGCCCATCCCTCCTGCAGGCTGAACCCGGAGAAGAACACCTGGTTTTGTGACCCCTGCGGCCGAGGAGGCGGAGTCAAGGACTTGGCTGCCGCACTCGCCGTCGATCTCTCTTCCCTAATTCCCACATTGGTCGGAGCGACATCCATGCCGACAACCCGGAGCACTCGTACGAAAAAGGAAGATCTCCGTTTCGTGTCCAGCGGTCCGATCTCTCCCGCCGTCCAGGCGAGATTCAAGGACTCGCTCGGCAAGGCTTACACCGAGGAAGCATGGCGGGCACTCGGGGTCGAGGAAGGAACCGTCAATGACGAGCCCGCGATCGCGTTCCCGCTCCCCAGCGACGGCCGCAAGGTCTGCCTCTACCGGCACCCAGACCCGAAGCGAGACAAGCCTTACTCCTTTCGCTTCTCCAACGGTGGCAAGGCCGACCTGCTAATTGTCGGTGACGGCAAGGAAGTCCTGCTGGTCGCCGGCGAGTGGGACATGCTGGCGGCACTGTCGGCGGGTTTCCCCCACGTAGCGACGGGAACGGGCGGCGAAGGAGCATGGAAGGACGCATGGTCCAAGCGGTTCGCCGGGAAGATCGTGTTCGTCATCTACGACGTGGACGAGGTTGGCGGCCGCGGTGCTCAGAAGGTGGCCGCGGCACTCGAAGGAACCGCGGCCTGCGTCGTTGTCGTGAGGCTCCCGCTTTCCGGAGATCCTGAGCGTGATGGCAAGGATCTGAGCGACTATCTTGCCCTCCACTCCGCCAATAATCTGCGGACCCTGCTGGCCAATGCCTCCCACGCCCATGCGGGATTACTGAGTGACGCATAAATAGTTTAACTACTCGGCCAAAAAGAAAGATCGCTGGCCTCCAAGAAGGAACGCATCAGTCGGGGTCGCATCCGGATCCGTTGGACGGCACCGCGCAACGCCACTTTGAGCTCGTGGAGGTTGAGAGGAGCGAAATTGGCGAGCTCGACCTGCTTCAGATAACGCCACACCCACTCGTCCGGGTTGAGCTCGGGCGAGTACGGGGGGAGATGTTCGACCGAGAGGCGGTGGCGATGGTCTTGGACGAAGCGTTTCACGGATACGGCCTTGTGCGGGTTGATGTTGTCCCAGACCACGATGATTCGGCCGCG is a window encoding:
- a CDS encoding helix-turn-helix domain-containing protein, with product MVREEVPAVLYRVRDVCRLLSLPSSTVYRMVHNGQLRAVQMVVSPDNPRGVVRIPKGEVDRLLGAIAEGGGR
- a CDS encoding ParB/RepB/Spo0J family partition protein produces the protein MMDAKSLAANRIGPRMVPIEDLRPHPLNSNVMPDDLREKLKAHIHRTGRYPFVVVRPHPDEPGCYQVLDGHHRVEILRDLGHTEARCDVWNVDDREARLLLATLNRLQGQDSPIRRAQLLHELLGEMNLGDLAGLLPETDKQIEELHALLEFPAEEIAALLADEAERQEKVLPRVMTFVVTPEQEEMIDRAVEFASDGTQGRDRKARGLANLARHFLKERDDAVLEEQA
- a CDS encoding toprim domain-containing protein gives rise to the protein MKRLPAGFILQVAAAADREVHQRQDGDSEPRIRCPWSERHHHNDAHPSCRLNPEKNTWFCDPCGRGGGVKDLAAALAVDLSSLIPTLVGATSMPTTRSTRTKKEDLRFVSSGPISPAVQARFKDSLGKAYTEEAWRALGVEEGTVNDEPAIAFPLPSDGRKVCLYRHPDPKRDKPYSFRFSNGGKADLLIVGDGKEVLLVAGEWDMLAALSAGFPHVATGTGGEGAWKDAWSKRFAGKIVFVIYDVDEVGGRGAQKVAAALEGTAACVVVVRLPLSGDPERDGKDLSDYLALHSANNLRTLLANASHAHAGLLSDA
- a CDS encoding IS630 family transposase; amino-acid sequence: MIFVDESGFSLIPTRIRTWAPKGRTPVVRHCYRWPKFSAISGVSTNGKLYILVRPGTIATKQVLVFLRHLLRHVRGRIIVVWDNINPHKAVSVKRFVQDHRHRLSVEHLPPYSPELNPDEWVWRYLKQVELANFAPLNLHELKVALRGAVQRIRMRPRLMRSFLEASDLSFWPSS
- a CDS encoding DNA adenine methylase, with protein sequence MAKRARSRRKLAIWAALPPYLGGKRRLCPLIFREIDRVLPRRLWVGRTFLDAFLGGGSVSLYAKAQGFRVIATDIATRAVTIGRALIENSRVRLTYNDVVRLAAPTDAPPGRIEREYVPSVFTQAQGRFIDRALATAGKTEDPAKAALFRLLAVRVALLAHPYSQVRKGTIHRVTTGEYESITESAVYHYVDGLRLTHPDKLWALARQINAGVFQGEGRVLQTSVLDALPTIEADVVYFDPPYPGVMSYEREYKVIDEILEGASRPTSPFTARDGAAMIDGLFEQARHIPIWLLSLGNAVVTIGELEEKMARLGRRTRAIEIKYQHLPAVATDEKKEKNREFLVVGWDPESELLRSVGKISPTAPEQDLAFVPGEVEIHLDRRGALRPAPSGFLQDGFQEGHAPLVEKSDPRIGAGMSPEGEPRVDLPDAALHSMAGDRDVKARALHDDHPSRVLPFETPVKS
- a CDS encoding phage terminase large subunit family protein, coding for MSPRPNRTGVPWHLRGYLRGRSSEIARPATRAASDPLAAWALRKIRLEGRAFSFAGHAYLRAIYDEAAQHVVLMKAAQIGGTTWAVLRSLHACLQGLNVIYFFPTRTDVLEFSKSRVGPLIGDNPFLARKMSDTDTAGLKRIGSAHLYFRGMQSAVGMKSVPADMVVFDELDEATPDAKTRARERLSHSDYRRVIELSNPSLPGYGIDEVFQQSDQRHWTIRCASCTRWTALDVEFPKGPGQDVRVIREREDGTCFRACPGCGAELDPEVGEWVADFPDRPSRGYVISQLVSSKVDPGDILREYRTTRFLDRFYNLKVGIAWADTQNRVDAMTVLACCGSDGMLERSSESCSMGIDTGKQFHVVVSQFVPEGNGLRRVVYLGIHHDFSELDTLMKRFSVQRCVIDAMPELHATRAFARRHSGRVWLNYFQESQRGKYQWDAVERIVSENRTEALDASRQLIRDKKVVLPRRGGIVEVFAQQLAADAKRLEENEETGALAYKYIKTGTNHFSLAFTYDAIAWSRDTSWGPRIALPRQVEWRYDEILDAQW